In Capsicum annuum cultivar UCD-10X-F1 chromosome 8, UCD10Xv1.1, whole genome shotgun sequence, the genomic window atacatataatgaaagtgtgcatggttttgccaaaagcacatgaccaccacatgtttgaagTATTCTTGCATAGTATTGACGTGtgtttttggaacatgaaatcttttatactgtttgcatgtttgggtggtctaaacTGTGCTttcatgaaagaattatgcatgatacactatggcttagaaataggacttgcaagtcttggtgtgacgacaccaattcagattattccatgatagtttagaacagaatagaatgcatgtttgaaatcatacttttcagatgttgaatctagaaaaatgcatgattcagaacaggataaaattgggcataaagagagcttaggtggttccccgaaaaaggcatgagttcagacaactcattacctaaaatcgtgatttgccgatccgggtttattatattatgctggcctagatccctgtggcgtatcagactcagacactccaacccttgcggcacactcgggtttGGAGTTttcccgctgagtcaatggcgcattccatatagcccatggaatatcagacttgtaggggagtgccacctaactcagaagtaatacaaagattagaaactGTTTTTAACAGAaaggtttttatgttttttttcaagaatgcccgtgtattttgaaaattatatctttcatgatgtctatggctagctctcaactattttatttatataaaagttttattttgaattgcgctgtataccagtatatttgtattgatccccccctccctccaggttctgaggcacaatctaggggtcctgataagcagtagatttcaccagacaggagtgaagagtaccagttggtgagccttctatatttcagaaggcctagtttctttcagacagtttttatttattatggttttggattactgggggccttgtcccatttttcagacagttgttatttgatcatgtagtaaagatttcgcagacgattttcagacggtgtttagttgatattagattttattcctcatttttaaactaaatttagattatgaccatgttttcatagcATATTTTATTTCCGCATCTCCTATTTaaatatgaatggtgtatatgattacaagttagaagggctctcgggtcttcatggttcgagatgttcgtcacggccagggccctggttcggatcgtgacaacAACACAACTAAAACTTCCAACCCCTAGGAATATAATTAAGAGAGGACAAAGACTCCACATAAGTTACAAATTTACCGAAGTAAAGTCCTTCAATCCCAGCTACATTAACTTATTCCAACTTTTGTGTTGTTGAGTTGTAAGACACGGATCTTGAGTTGTTATTGTACTTGGGAAACAACACTTCCCTATTCTTCATAAAACTCAGATGTCTCAAACTAATATTGTTTGGACATGAATCTGTTAATATCTTATTCCATGAATTTGTTTTCATACTATACAATCAATATTCTAGAGTTCCAGTATTATCTctcaataatatcataatcaaaccAAGTTTTTCTCCTACACCACACAAAACAGAACCTGCCTCTTCCGTCATATGTGACAGCAATAATTCCTCCTGAAATTGTTTCTTCTCCATACAAAAACATAATACAGTACATTTAATCATATTTTTCCtccccttaatcagaggtcttgGGTTCGAGATTTGGGTATCGAGAAAATCCTATTGAGAGCGCCGCCCCAGAATAGGCCCTGCAGTGTGCGACCCACATTATTCGGGGCTCCAATACGGATACCGAACACCGAgtgggaaaccaaaaaaataataatcacatTTTCCCTCAGCTACAACATATAAACAACCCCATTTGTCATAACTATGTTCCTATAAAAGAAATAACGACAATTTGGAGGAAAAGTGTCAATCTCTTTCCATGTGTTACTTTTTCGTTGAAAATATATCAATCACCATGTTTTCCTTGTGAtacaaaacacatgggcattctttAAAATATATCAATCACTGTTAGCAGCTCTAGGTCCTACTCTAAGTATTTTGTAGCTGTCAATACAAGGTAAGTAGCAAAATTATAAGAAACAGGCATCCTTTCAGTACTTGTAGGGattcttcttgattttttggtGGTTGGGTTCCACATAACAATTATGTCATCAGCGTATATTATAAGAAATTGCTCATTAGATGAGAAATACTCTATGCCAGTGCCCATTCGTAGTTGATCATTAATTGAAACCGGAGACTCAAGAAGAGAGGCAGTACTATACTGGAATCGTGTCGGAAGGAGTCCATGGTGTAGTGGTAGAAATCCAATTGATTCATCTTGTGTCGACCAAAAACCATCAAGtaattttgacaatttttgtGGGTATCATAGTATTGCTTGATGAATTCTCCAATCTTGAATTAAAGAATATCATAGTTTGCAAACACGTTTGAACCTTATAAGTGTTGTTTATGACGTTTTTgagtacaagaatctgtatatacatgcaacaataacttcaacacaagtttaagTCTAAGACTAGAACACTTAtaaagttccttaacaccttcaacacaagattataaataatctatccaagaagtatgttaatttttcagaaatgagatgaaacagaatttttaAGGCCACGTCCCCCGACTTcgcagagtgtccttaaggaataatctcctcactgtacccgaggttgtgaaatcttcctcccaggataaaatggccaaacgaaccaactatagcggtacctcaaacaattgtaatctcttcgaactcactcaaagatttgattgatcacacagaatattttgaagacaagaagagtttgtatttcagaaaatttttccaTTCCAAAAcatgtggataaatgcaggtttatatagtcatcAAGTGTCatttccgaaaggtggcaatggtttatccgaaaaggtgtatcctttggaagagtcatgtctgttcattcgaaacattgtgtctttttctgaacaggcacaactatctgaatagtcacttcttttccaaaacaatatgtcttttcctcaaaggttttGTCCCTCTAATTTCTATTCACacctattgaacccaacaatcccccatatgaatggggAATTGATAcgagaattcctagctcgagacctttcacacgaagccaagcgcGTAAGTTAtaacgactccaagccttgttcacatccttGGCCTTGtatgaggcccttgtgagcccatccaagggcctatacttattaaaATGTGAAGAGGCCCAACAAAACACCCCAAACCTACCCACTTAatgtcaagggtattttggtcttttgtccctcctttgtaattgactatataagTCATTTGTTAGGGCTAGTCTTGTGGtagttcattcatgatattttgagaacacaagacttgtaatattttgaacttttctcttccattggagaagctcaAAACCGAAATTTCCAATTGGAGTAACACTTGGGTTGAATCTTGgttagaaactaggatcttgaggtcattgagttcctcttggtccaagtaagagcttGGTGATAATATTCTTTAATCGTAGGGTCCTTTCATGTTGTTAGGGTttttagattcttgaatattatatgtcaagttactatctttaattttgtaatcttgttatttgtgtggtaacatagtgaagtcgtgtggggctattttcgattcactatagttgaTGCCACTTTGTTGCTCTTGTTCTTGTTATTGTAATCTCTATCATCTTGTCATTTTTGTAaaccttgaagtctagtgaagtcgtgtgtggcctgttttgattcactagcattgttgttgttcatcttgttattcttgtgttcttgtgttggcttgactttcttgatacacactcacttttgtatcatttggtatcaaagtcatCTTCTATTTTGttttaacaagatcaatcttgggcttgggacttgaaaactaaaaaaaaaaaaactgaaaactgaaaaattccaGAAACAGTCAAATCTATccgttgttgtgttcttggccaaaaattgtatttttattatgtcTTGGATAGATTTTTAATTGTCTTGagtgttgtttctagtgttagttctcttgttcactaacactttgagtcgatctagatttgagctctaaaagttgatgttgttattgtgaacttgAACTTGGTTGTCCATTAttgaacattgttgttgtggTGGATTGTTTTGGCCGtggttgttgttggttgttcttggtgttgttattgtgttcttgttattcTAGGCCAAAGCATCCAGCGTCTCCAACCAGGTGGGAAATGTATCACGGAATTTGTTGTTTCCCAAATCGAGGAGTTGTAAGAGGGTACAGTTGACTAGCGATGTTGGGATGGGACCTTCCAATTGATTTTTGCTCAAACTAATATGAATTAGAACACTATTCTCTGGGAATTTGTTTGGGAGGGGTCCGTAGAAGTTATTAGCTCGTAAGTCTAAGACCGTGAGCTggacaaaagaaaacaaacaattgGGAATTTCAGCACTCAAATTATTGTAAGACAAATTTATAAGATGAAGTTTACTTAATCTGCAAAGGGAGGAGGGCAGTGGTCCAGTGAGTGAGTTTGATTGGAGATCAAGTACCACCATTGTCTCCCAAGGTAGATGGTCTAAGCTTGTAAGGTAGTTGTGAGAGAGGTTAAGGCTTTGCAATTTACTTACACCCCCAAACCATTTTGGGAACTCCCCGTGAATTTCATTCTCGGGGAGATCCAAAGCCCAAAAAAACTTGGAGTTCAACACGAAACCCGGGAAATCTTTCACACGACAAGATCCTAAACCTAAATACTCAAGACGGGGTAAAGTGGTGTTGATATCGTCCTTATTGCTACTCCATGATAAACCACTATGAGAAAGATCAAGATATTCCAGGTATTTCATGCTTGAAAACATTTCTGCTCCTACCTCGCCGCTCAAATTATTATGTCCAAGAGTGAGAACATTTAGGTTCACAAGATCTCTAAGTGATTGAGGTATGGAGCCATTAAGTTGATTTTCAGATAAATCAAGCCATTCCAGAGAGTTGGTCTTAAACTCAGGAAGGGGTCCACTGAAATGATTTGTCCCAAGCGATAATTGACTCAATGTAGGAAGACTATTCATCCAAGATGGGATTGAGCCGTTGAGTGAGTTTTGAGACAAATATAGGCGTTCTAGATTTTGAAGCCTGATAGCAGTAAAAGGAGGAAGTGGACCACTGAGAAGATTGTTTCTCAAACTCAAATATTCAAGCTTTGTCAAGTTGAAAAGAGAAGCTGGGGATGGGCCAATAAAGGCGTTGTTCTCCAGTGATAAGGATGTAAGCTTTCGAAAGTTGGAAAAAGCATCAGGAATTTCCCCCTCCAAATGGTTGTCTGTAAGATCCAGTTGGGTGATTTGTGAAAGATTCCTGATGGATTCTGGAATATGTCCCACGAGGTTGCACCCAGAAAGTTTCATAAGTTTTAAGGCTTTCAGAGTTCCGAGTGAAGTGGGTAGCCCTCCGGAAATATTTGTCGAAGAGAGCTCCAACTCCCTTAGTGAATGACTGCTGCTCCAGTTAAACTTGGGTATTGAAACAGTGAGATCCGTATTGTGTGACAATCTGAGAGCTTCCAGGTTGGGTAGGAGGAAAATGCTGTTTGGCAAGTCTCCTTGCAACTTATTATATTCAAGATCTAGATATCTCAAAGAAGAAGAGGATATATTCATGGGTATACTGGATGAAATGTTTACATTAGAAAGAGATAGTACCTCTAACTTGGTTAAGTTATGAAAGAGCATGTTGAATCCTTCCCGACTAAGCTGGACATCGTAGCCAACAACAGAGAGAGCAAGGGAAACCAAATTAGACAAGTGAGAGATTTCTAATGGAATCCTTCCTCGGAAATAACAATAAGAAAGCTTGAGATGCGCTAAGTTGACCAACTGACCAATGCTCGGTGGAATATGAGAACCCGAAAAATAGTTATAGGAAAGATCAAGTGTTTGAAGATGATGAAGCTGGAAAAGGCTACTATTGGGATGGATAGTTCCTCCAAGTATGCTATTACTCAAGTCCAAACCAATCACATGGCCTGTGAAGATATCGCAGGTAACTCCCTTCCACCTACAACAATCCATACTACTGTTCCAAGACGCCATCTTAGGAACAGAAGATTCACGATAGTGGACTGTCTGTGTCACACTAAGTGAATGCTTAAAGTGTAAAAGTGCAAGGGAATCATGAGAAGAGCAAAGTGGATGCACAAAGGCAAAAGAAACCATTTCAACTGCGTGTAGGAATAGAAACAAGGAAATTATAAGAGACAT contains:
- the LOC124886670 gene encoding receptor-like protein Cf-9 is translated as MVSFAFVHPLCSSHDSLALLHFKHSLSVTQTVHYRESSVPKMASWNSSMDCCRWKGVTCDIFTGHVIGLDLSNSILGGTIHPNSSLFQLHHLQTLDLSYNYFSGSHIPPSIGQLVNLAHLKLSYCYFRGRIPLEISHLSNLVSLALSVVGYDVQLSREGFNMLFHNLTKLEVLSLSNVNISSSIPMNISSSSLRYLDLEYNKLQGDLPNSIFLLPNLEALRLSHNTDLTVSIPKFNWSSSHSLRELELSSTNISGGLPTSLGTLKALKLMKLSGCNLVGHIPESIRNLSQITQLDLTDNHLEGEIPDAFSNFRKLTSLSLENNAFIGPSPASLFNLTKLEYLSLRNNLLSGPLPPFTAIRLQNLERLYLSQNSLNGSIPSWMNSLPTLSQLSLGTNHFSGPLPEFKTNSLEWLDLSENQLNGSIPQSLRDLVNLNVLTLGHNNLSGEVGAEMFSSMKYLEYLDLSHSGLSWSSNKDDINTTLPRLEYLGLGSCRVKDFPGFVLNSKFFWALDLPENEIHGEFPKWFGGVSKLQSLNLSHNYLTSLDHLPWETMVVLDLQSNSLTGPLPSSLCRLSKLHLINLSYNNLSAEIPNCLFSFVQLTVLDLRANNFYGPLPNKFPENSVLIHISLSKNQLEGPIPTSLVNCTLLQLLDLGNNKFRDTFPTWLETLDALA